The window CTGCCTCGCTGGTCACTTTCATGGGCTTTGTCTCCTAAATCCTTTTATTTAAGAAGACACGTGTATATGTTTTGTTTAGCAAGAAAACAACTTGACAGGTGTTTAAATTATGTTTGTAGgcttattttattattcacacGCAGGCCTTTTGTTATATTGCAGATATTTGCTTCAGTTGTCCTATTTCTGCACTTGAAAAACACGAGCAttgttgtgttaatgtgtgatCAGGAGATTAAATATAACCTATTCATGCCTTGATGTATTAATGGCTGACATAACCTCCGCAGTCATGAAGCAGGCAGTTGACAGACTGACACAACACCACTGGTGATCAgacctgttgtgtttttatatatagatatacaacATCCCCTGCGTAGTATACGTAATATAATAAGCATCTGTATGTTCTAATACCGTTTAATTCTACAGCCTTATGTCTTTTAATGCAGTACAACATGAATTGAGGTGTCACACATCTCCAAAGAGGGCACCAACACCTTTATCAGCAAATAAGGGACAAATATGCTTCACAAGGGTAGCTTTTTCACAGTCATTGTACTTTATTGCTTTAGAAAGCTTATCTGAGAATGATAAGGAGTCTGTGTTATTGTCAGCACACATATTATCTGTCTCCTGGATGAGGGAGATGCTAGTGGTTGCCTGTTGGAAGTCATGATAGTCATTTTTGTGGTCAGAGATAGGATTCCACAAAATAGTGCTCAGGACAAGTTCTCCCTTCAAAATCAACACAGACAGCAGTTTTCTCCTGACAACAGCCATCTGTTGTATACAAATTAGTCAGCTGTTCAAACCTAAATAAGTTACCAAGAAATGCATGAATGAATGCATGGCATGTATCCATACAGAGGTTCTCGCAGTTGTAAACAGGCTGGAGAAATGTGGGTGGGTTACAACTCTTGAAACTATCGTGGTTCCTGACAAGGCTTCCTTTGCTTTCTGTTACTGTATGTGGTTGTGGTGGGCTTCCTTTGCCCTTTTTCATGGTGTCATTCAGTTTGACACTGTACCACAACTGTGGGAAAACTGTAAATGATTACATTATTATAGTTAAATAAGGGCTTTGCATGTTTGAAGTACTTTGATACAATTATAAAAATTGTTCATTTTATCTAGGGCTGCACAAGATGGTCAAAAAAATTGCATTGGGatcattttgacagatattgtgatggCGATTAAGTGTGCAGCGCTAGATTTTTTATAACttgaagacaaaaagaaagtgCAGTTATATACATTCTGAgtactgtacattttattttaaacctaTTTATGGTCTTCAAAGGTGAAATCCTTAACTCACTTTTTTTGCAGTGGCAAATGGTAACCATGAGATATTCAGTGTTGTTGTGGAAGCTCTGTAGAAACCTGCTGTTTATTGAAATGGCCTCTGCAAAACTTCATGATGTGAAAAAGTGTGATAGTTCTGGGCTAAAGCTTAAATTTGACATGTGAAAGAATGGGTGTGACGCATCACTTTTAATGAACTGGCTCTGTTGTGAGTGGACTTGATAATACCATCAAAATGTCTTAATAACAGAGAATATAGTGTTTCTCACTACAGTGAGGGTGCTGGCTAATGTTTCTTATGCTACTCCACATATGTTAGAAAATATTCATTGAAAGCCTCCATGTTAATTACCAGATCTAGTTTGTGAGCTTGGGAtgatttttaatgtaatgttgttgtttttttgtttgtattactCTCtttgtgaaattaaatgtttaaacttaTTATTCTGCCATAGTTTAGTCTTGGAAATTGCAGACGGCCGAATGTTTGTCCTCAGAATTCTTGAAATACTCAGTGTCACATGTTCATTAAGACATCCAGTAAAAAGGTCACAGCTTAGACTTGTATTTTGCTCAGTTAGGGTAACATAGTCTGCACCCGTCCACTTAAATGGAAGTAGATGAGTCTTGCTTGATACCTTTTTCTATTAAGTTTATTTCTATAGATTTTATATGCCTCACCTTTTGGCATTCCTGTATCTTGAAAGCACTGCAGGCTGCCAACACAAATTGATTGGTGTCAGTAGGCTTCATTTTTTCCACTTATTGCACCCAGTAATGCTGTAAATCTCTAACAGATCGGAAACCAAatattttgttctattttgaGCCACGTAGAGTCTCTCAGCATATCAAATCAAGAAGGTTTAACAGTTAAGTTTAGTTTTAGAGCTGTTGACATCATGTTTCACTCTAAGCAGAGATGTTTATTCGTGGAATAGTTTCACACATTACTCACATATCTTCATtacttgttttttctcctgtttcttgCAGCAGAAGTCCTGATAGTGAGGTTTGGCACACAGGACACCGGGGGATCTGACTAGGTCATGGCCAATCGGGGAGGTGCTACGAGACCCAACGGACCCAATGCGGGGAACAAGATCTGTCAGTTTAAGCTGGTGCTGTTGGGGGAGTCAGCCGTGGGCAAGTCCAGCTTAGTGCTCCGCTTTGTCAAGGGTCAGTTCCACGAATTCCAGGAGAGCACAATAGGAGGTGAGCTTCAAATCAAGAGACCAGGCTGTTTCTCATGTGCTGCCAGTTGGTTGTAGATCAAacgggtgtgtttgtgtctgcgtTTGCTGGATTTTGCTTTTGCTGAAGTAGTTGTCTAATTATGTGAGATTCAAGGCGGCCAAATAAGTGCTCTGATATTGTCACGACAGCCcctttttatatacatttttaatactccgatgtaaaaataatttgaagttaaccattttgttttttagtcaAGATCATTGCCACTTtgtaaaatgaaactttttGAGTTACAAAATAATAAACCTCACAAACATCTGTTTCTTTTCCACTTCAACTGAAATGTTATACACCAGTGTGGGCTGTAGATTGTGTCACGTAATGGAAAAACTGATAATGCTTTGTTTAGATATATTTATGACCTCTTGTTTACAAGGCATTGTAAAAAGTATTGTGTTGGTGAGGATATTGATCGTCTTAACGCTCGCTAACCCCTCACTTTATCCTTCATTTCAGCGGCTTTTCTCACTCAGACAGTGTGTCTAGATGACACAACAGTGAAGTTTGAAATCTGGGACACTGCAGGTCAGGAGCGTTACCACAGTTTGGCACCCATGTATTACAGAGGAGCACAGGCGGCCATCGTGGTTTACGACATCACAAACGAGGCACGTTCACTCACCCTTGACTAAGTGGTTCATACAGTTTTCCCAAACATTACTCCTCCTTTAAGTGTCACAGATGCTACTTGACATATTATTGTGGTGAAGATACAGTCAAATTACCTCAGGAGTGTACGAAGAGCTGTAGTTCAAATACAGATGGTGGCTTATATGAAAATGTCTGactttaaaaaggaaatgtCAAGTTGCTGATAACATGAAGGTATTAACAGATTGCGCTATTTTCTTCTATTTGCAGGAGTCCTTTGCACGGGCAAAGAACTGGGTAAAGGAGCTGCAAAGACAAGCTAGCCCTAATATAGTCATCGCTCTGTCAGGCAACAAGGCCGACCTCGCCAGCAAGAGAGCTGTCGACTTCCAGGTCAGAGCAAACAAACTGTGTCTTTGACGTCAGTCctgatttttttgcatttcttggGAATACTCATCTCCTACATCTAATGGATATTGCTGTGGTTCTGTTTTATGTGATTAAATCCAGAAGCCTCATTACAAGTGACTATTCCATTAGTCTTTACTGCCAAGACTTGCGGTCTCAGTACCGCATCTAATTGTCTTTTCTTGCCCCAGAATGTGTGAGAATTGATGTGTGAGAATTGATGTGTGAGCATGTATTGAAATCTCACGCTCGTTACGTTGTGTTGACAGGATGCCCAGTCCTACGCAGATGACAACAGCTTACTTTTCATGGAGACGTCGGCCAAGACATCTATGAATGTGAATGAGATATTTATGGCTATTGGTGGGTAATTTCCTGACACTTTATTCAATGAGTTTGCCAGCGCATTTGTAAAGTTGTAACTTGAGCCAAATGGATTAATCCTGTTGGTATTTGTTTAAGTAGTTGTTCATATTTATTCTGCTGAACTGGAGGGTTGCGTGGAGATTATGAAAGtgactttatttttaacttttgcaCCCTGCATATGaaaagtttattgttgtttagCTTGATTTGTTTTCCCCCTTCAGCAAAGAGATTGCCGAAGAGTGAGCCTCAGGCTGCAGGAGCCAATAGCGGACGGACCCGGGGAGTGGACCTGACAGAAGCTGCCCAGCCAGCCAAGGCTCCATGCTGCAGTAACTAACGTGAAGAACGCCCCCCCCACCAACCTGTATAGCAGTAACTAATGCGGCTGATGCCCCGAATGCCACTGCAGTTACTAATGCAATGTGTTGTACTCTTATCTCTCATTTGCAAAACACGAAAagatgcccccccccccccatgccATTATACTGATTTCTGCCTCTTTTCCTCCATCACGGTTCTGCTGCTACCTGGTTATACCCTCtgaccatttttttttctactttctgCCTCTCACCTTGTCACATCTATCAGTTATTATTGATAGATAAATGATAACTGATATTAGAGACGCTAGTGCACCCTGCCTTCCATCATCTTCCTTCCAACGTGAAGATATGAGTTTCATTAAGAGGAAGTGGTCACTTCCTTTTTTCTGGGATAGCTTAAGACTTTACTACTGCATTTCTAATACcagtcttgtttttgttctttttatatatatatataattttgttaattattgtttgctttattttttgtcagaattATGGGTGCACAAACGTGTATACTTACATGGcctaaaatagagaaaaaaaactgttttaccTTTTGTCTGGAgttgcacagaaaaaaaaaatgtttattagaGGGGTGTATTCTTGTGAATCTGAGAAAGGCGGGGGTGAAgaacgagagagaaagagaggaagctCCACACCTCTCTCTTGTCATGGGACCCTTTTAActtaaagtttaaaaacattcatgaacTGTAGTCCTCTCATAcgccgtctctctctctctctcatggaTTCCCTCTGCCTGCCAGTGTTGGCCATGTACTTTCCCCGACTAAACCCAAAGTAGCACGAGTGTACATTCTCTTCTTCCACCCCCAAAGCTCCATTCTGGGGCCATGCCTGCTTCTTGCTGTCCCTAGTGGCATTGTGCAATGTTTCACAGTATTTACTCTGTGACTTGAGTGTCTGCAAGGACCTATGCAGCACAGCAAAACCCCCCTGTTCCACCCAGCTCTCTCAACAACAAGGCACAGGGGCCCCTGAGATACACATAAGTGTCACCGCCTCCCCGTCTCCTGATGCAGTGTCCTTTCATAAATCTTAAGTAGACCATCCCTTTGTGGTCACGCTGGGGTCTCTTGGTTTCTGTCTTCGGATGATTTAGTTGATGCAGATGTCCTTTTCCGTTGTGTTAATGTTGCTGGACCTGGTAAAAAGGTGATGGTATTGAGATGGGAGTTGCAATATGAAAGGCTGCTTCATTAATTTTCAATCGTAATTATTTGTCATCTTCTCTTGATTAGGAAGTGCTTTAGACACAGCCGTGTGTCAGTGTGTACAAACTGGGCCTAGGCTGGCTGGCTGATGACAGATTTCATCCATAGACTCGATCACATGTGcccatatatgtgtgtgtttggacacacatttgcacacgaacacacacatcacattgaCTTCTTCCTTCTGAACCCTGTCAGACTAAAACATTATTGtacataagcacacacacacacacacacacacacacagtctgttacaCCTCTCCCACCTATCTTGAGCACACACTTTTTTCCCTGTCCCTCCACTGTAcattgttacacacacacacacacacacacatataaatatatacatacagtacatctggTCAATAACTCTTTTTACAAGTCTGTCTTACTCATGCCTTGCACTAATGATGCTCATGAATATATCCTGTCATAATTACAGCCAgtgtgatataaatatatatatataaataaatataaatatataaataatatactgtaaatagGGTGTTGCAGTGTAGTCTACCTTTTTTTCGATTTACCAGTGACAGGACTAATGCTTGCTAGGGAGTTGTCTAGAtaatcaaaaaaaagaaatgtacagttAGCAGAAAAAACAGCTACAATCTGGGTTTGGAGTTTTGTTGctgttcctttttttcacacagatgGTTAAATTATAATCAGTGGTGGTCTTTATAAATGTATGTAGtgttattaacaaaaaaatgaaattgcatTTATTTAGTCGTCTGTCTTGTACCTTtttctcagaagaaaaaaaataatatccaAACATTTTGGTTTCTATTTTTTAACATGATCTCTTTCTCGCATTTCACTAAttctgttgggttttttttctttagtggTATCAGGCTACGATGCCTTGTCAGATACTAATTCCTGTGAGTAGATCTGAACTTGCAGTGACACCAGAATTTATCAAGTCAGACACAACCCCAAAAACAGTTTGATTAACCAACAGTCTGCCCCACCTCCGTAACATCTCAGTAACCTTGTGAAGACTTTGTAGGAACAGTGTAACAACTATCAGCAGGCAAGATGGTGAtttatgaataaattaattaacaCATAAGGATGtaaattgtatgtttttctttttttttctcctatttttttttttttttttgccgtgAACACTTAATTGCAGCcgaaaacatttaaatgcaagCATTTTACAGTACTGTTATGTAAtgaccaaataaaaactgaaataaatttgatcatttattattgtgctcaggctgtgtgtgtgtgtatgtgtgtgtgcacgtggaCAGTTGGTGAAAAAGTTTTCCTTTGGCTCATCTCTGACCTTTAACCTGACAATTTCTCTATAATGTCAGCATTTGATTAGGTGCCATGTTTTCCTGTCTTCAGGGATCTTAAGAAATTCTTCAATGAGCAAGAATTGTATTTCTATACTTTAATGTAATACTGAGATATTAAGTTTAATCGTTATTAGTATCAGTTTCACTTATTCCTTTAGGATCCATGAAGTCACCCAGATCCACCAGACACTGTGCTCAGACATGGATCCGCCTGTTACATTTGACCTTGAAATTTTGCTACAAATGGTTGCATTTTGTGACCTCTCCTCTCTGAATTGTGCTGGAATTGGACTATTCCATTTGAGTCCCCTAGCGGAGGAAAATGGGCCTACAGTGAGAAATTGAAAATAAGGATGAGCGCCATGTCTGATCCTCCGCTTGTGGAATAGAGCTGACGGCAGAGCGAATATTTCCCGGGCCGGGGGTCCCGTCCGGGGGTTCGGTGTGAATCATGGCCGACAGCGCTGGGATTCAGCAAGGTTCGCCGGCCATCGGGGCAGCGGGCTTGGTTCCGGCCGCTCCTGGAGCCGGGGGGACGGAGGGCTCCGGCGCCGCTGGAGGATCCGCACGTATCGCCGTGAAGAAGGCGCAACTCCGCTCCTCACCGCGGCCAAAGAAACTGGAAAAACTCGGAGTGTATTCATCCTGCAAAGTACGCTCCATCTGCAGATAGCAGACTTTTTAAACACAGCGGGTCTGTGGGTTGATCCTTTATCGGTGGTGTTTCCTGGGCTTGGTTGCAATAGTTAACAAAATGCAAGCGCAGCAAAGGAAGCCATTgcccttcatttttttcatttgcatgcACGAAgcacttattttaaaaaagcgaTATCAGCAATCTAGCACGTCTCAGCGCTATTATTACTGCAGGAGTCGAAGCGTTTGTCTTCCAGCTGCAAGCCGTTTGTTCAACATTACTATGTTTGTGTCTAGGTGGGGGGTTGGTGAACGTAAACATTGGCTTGGCGCTTGTGGATGGGAGTAGCTGCTCTGTGCACAAGGGGCTGcatcccagtgtgtgtgtgtgtgtgtgtgtgtgtgtgtgtgtttgcgcgccgTCTAACCCTTTCTACAGGAAATGTTCCAGTGTCCCCGTGCCGTCTGTCAACGCACCGTGTTACTTAGAGAGGATTTTATTGGGTTTATGCAGTGTATCATCCGCAGAGAGGGACGGGGTCTTTGTTTTGACAGGGTGACAGCTGCTGGGGGGGGGcggagtttgttgttgtttcaagGCGCATGCTCAGTGCGGCAGCTCCAGCTGACGGTGACAGGCCTTCTCCTCACCCCACCTCCTGACCCTGTCCGGAGTCAGTCAAAACAAATCTCCATGACCCTGCGCTGCGTGATCACGTCTTAAAATGTGTGGAGTCACATGCAGCTGTGGCCTGTAATAAGACGATGAAGGCTTGTGTTTAGAGCCAGCTGCACACAGTTTACTTTAGTGGCACTGATGTAGTCAAAAGGCAAGGGACATTAACTTCCACCAGTCAGTCATGAAGCACCAACTAACTTGAGAAGTTATATTGGTTTAAGAAAACAATTCATTTATGCttgtttttccctttaaagtaaaataaaacccTTGAAATCAGGGTATTACTACTGACATTAGACTATGAATGtggagctgcaacgattaattgattagttgtcgATTActaaattaatcgccaactattttgatagcCGATTAATCgatttaagtaattttttaaagacaaaataatccctgattccagcttcttgaatgtgaatatgTACAATACaagcatttaaaggtgcaatatgtaggaattgtCTGCCTTGTGAATTCTTACTCAAATAGGGGGGTCAGCACATCACCATAGTAACCGCTAACTTTGgtatttagctcagttagccatgtagctcgcagtccagactgggagcttggagcagcagaggagtgttggtgtttacagcgATAACTTTGCACCAtgacgggccagggctagctggttagcgtgctatCTTAGCATACTATCATTATGACGTCTATGTGTTGTGCTTCAGAGATATCTAGtgaagttggcatgctaacctGCAAGCCCAGGCCCGTCCtggtctaaagctcctgtgctagcagtgtaaacagcaACACTCTCCTGGTGCTTCAAGCTTTTAActtggactgctagctgcacagttaactgagctaactagctaacgttagctacagttagcagtagttagcagcattctggtgatatgctgccccctatttttTTTAGAATAAATTCAACAGGATGAAAGTTCTTATATGttgtacatttacattacaacaCTATATGAATCAGTATTGCACAGATTAAAGTGCATAATTTGACATAAAGTGGATTAAACCTCCTTTTCATTCCTGCTTGTACTcatttaaactgtgttttttcccccctaggCTGAAGGAGCTTGCAAGTGTAATGGCTGGAAAAGTCAGAACCCCCCTCCTACACCTCCACGGACTGACCAGCAGTCCAACACGGTCAACCTGCAGGAGCCCTGCCGCAGCTGCTCCCACACTTTGGGTACGTCAGCAAGTGTGGGAAAGAAGCTAGAGTTGATAATAATGCTAAATGGTGCAAGTACGCCACATATATGATGACTAACTGACTGACTCTGATGACTAAAGAACTTTTATAACAATGACagatttattctatttattctttttttcctcaggtGATCATGTGACCCATCTAGAAAATGTTTCCGAGGAGGAAATGAACAGACTTCTTGGTATTGTCCTGGATGTGGAGTATCTCTACACGTGTGTACATAAAGAGGAGGACGCTGACACGAAACAGGTCTACTTCTCCCTCTTCAAAGTAAGCCTCTGCTTTTGAAATCAAAGCATTAAAACTCTGGATTTTACAACCCACACTGTGTACAAGTGAACACACCCTCTCCTCTGCCTGTTCTTCAGCTGTTGAGGAAATCCATCCTGCAGATGGGTAAACCGATGTTGGAAGCACAGGAGAGTCCTCCGTTTGAAAAGCCCAGCATCGAGCAGGTAATTACTTGTGCATCAgctgcaaaacaaaagcagcactAATGAGTGTTTTAGTGTgtcccatttatttattttgtctctcCCAAATAGGGGGTGAACAATTTTGTCCAGTACAAATTCAGCCACCTGCCATCGAAGGAGCGTCAAACCATAATGGAGCTGGCCAAGATGTTTCTCAACCAGATCAACTACTGGCAGCTGGAGACGCCCTCTCAGAGGCGCCAGAGGGTTCCCAACGATGATGCAGCTGGATACAAAGCCAACTACACCAGGTAGCAGCGCCCTGCCAGGTGTCCTATTTACATACACCACACCTGTTCACAGGCACAGTGTTTAACCTGAGTTATCTCTTCACCATAGATGGCTCTGCTACTGCAATGTGCCTCAGTTCTGCGACAGTCTGCCCCGGTACGAGACCACTCAGATATTCGGCCGGACGTTGCTGCGTTCGGTGTTCACTGTGATGAGGAAGCAGCTGCTGGAGCAGGCCAGACAGGAGAAGGACAAGCTGCCACCTGAGAAACGCACACTCATCCTCACGCACTTTCccaagtgagaaaaacaaacacacaggaaacccTGAGACTGCACACAGATACACTCAGACTAACATATAATTAGCCACACAGCAGAGAGGCTCGCTCCCACAGAAACTGCATATGGATGCATGACACCCTTTTTTAATATAGTAAAGGCGtggttgttgtttattttctttggctCAGGTTCTTGTCtatgctggaggaggaggtgtacAGCCATAGTTCCCCAATCTGGAGCCAAGACTTCTTGGCAGGAGCGTCAGGAGGGCAGATTCCTAtccacacaggtaacacacaccctcacagaCACACCCTCCGAGCCGACTCCTGAGCCATTTTTAGACCGTGTGAGAAATGTCCCTTGAGAATATGATATAtataaacatctttttttttcttttgctctgtaGTTATCAGTGCGCCCCCTGTGGCCAGGCCGCTGTACTACAGCACCAGTCCTGTGTCAGTCGACCCAGCCACCTGTGGGAGTGTCAGTCCCGCCAGGAAAACAGCTTCTGTCCTGGAGCCAAACCCAGGTATTAAAATAAAGCCTGCGATTACTCATAAAGTTGCAGTCATTCACGTTATTGCACAACatctcacacacagcacacagtgagcATCAGGGTAAAGTTATcattgtgttttgcatttaaaccATGTTTAAGTGTAAAAGTGGCACTTGCACCTGACCCTCAGTAGCTAACCAAGATTCCTCCATCTGACTTCTTTATGTCAGTCTATTAGGTCAAAcagatcttttttcttttccaaccTGAATGTCCAAAAAGTGCAGCTGACCCATTTCCTCAAATACCTACTTGAAATCTGGCCTAGAAACAGAAGTGAAATACAGTCAGAGCTGCTCCTAACACACTGAAAGTAAGTCAGTTCTGCCAACAACTGGAGATGAGATCCACAGTAAGCTGACCTCGTATGGTGGATTTGGATACACTGCTCAAGGCGTAAAAAGAGCCATGTAATGAGGATGAGTTACTCTGTGTCCGTGCATCCTAGTCGGAGAAAAGCGCAAACCGTCGGAGCCTCTCCCCCATGAGGAAAACAAGAGACCCAGGGTGGTGGGTGACATCCCCATGGACCTCATCAATGAAGTCATGTCAACCATTGCGGACCCTGCTGCCATTCC is drawn from Pagrus major chromosome 3, Pma_NU_1.0 and contains these coding sequences:
- the LOC140993493 gene encoding ras-related protein Rab-5A; this translates as MANRGGATRPNGPNAGNKICQFKLVLLGESAVGKSSLVLRFVKGQFHEFQESTIGAAFLTQTVCLDDTTVKFEIWDTAGQERYHSLAPMYYRGAQAAIVVYDITNEESFARAKNWVKELQRQASPNIVIALSGNKADLASKRAVDFQDAQSYADDNSLLFMETSAKTSMNVNEIFMAIAKRLPKSEPQAAGANSGRTRGVDLTEAAQPAKAPCCSN
- the kat2b gene encoding histone acetyltransferase KAT2B, translated to MADSAGIQQGSPAIGAAGLVPAAPGAGGTEGSGAAGGSARIAVKKAQLRSSPRPKKLEKLGVYSSCKAEGACKCNGWKSQNPPPTPPRTDQQSNTVNLQEPCRSCSHTLGDHVTHLENVSEEEMNRLLGIVLDVEYLYTCVHKEEDADTKQVYFSLFKLLRKSILQMGKPMLEAQESPPFEKPSIEQGVNNFVQYKFSHLPSKERQTIMELAKMFLNQINYWQLETPSQRRQRVPNDDAAGYKANYTRWLCYCNVPQFCDSLPRYETTQIFGRTLLRSVFTVMRKQLLEQARQEKDKLPPEKRTLILTHFPKFLSMLEEEVYSHSSPIWSQDFLAGASGGQIPIHTVISAPPVARPLYYSTSPVSVDPATCGSVSPARKTASVLEPNPVGEKRKPSEPLPHEENKRPRVVGDIPMDLINEVMSTIADPAAIPETSLLSAHSARDEAARLEERRGVIEFHVIGNSLNQKPNKRILMWLVGLQNVFSHQLPRMPKEYITRLVFDPKHKTLSLIKDGRVIGGICFRMFPSQGFTEIVFCAVTSNEQVKGYGTHLMNHLKEYHIKHEILNFLTYADEYAIGYFKKQGFSKDIKVPKAKYVGYIKDYEGATLMGCELNPSIPYTEFSVIIKKQKEIIKKLIERKQAQIRKVYPGLSCFKEGVRQIPIESIPGIRETGWKPVGKGKELKDPDQLYSTLKTILQHVKSHQNAWPFMEPVKKTEAPGYYQVIRFPMDLKTMSERLKSRYYTTRKLFMADMQRIFTNCREYNPPESEYYKCANLLEKFFYTKIKEAGLIEK